A genomic window from Candidatus Kouleothrix ribensis includes:
- the aroC gene encoding chorismate synthase, with protein sequence MPGNSFGQAFRLTTWGESHGPAVGCVVDGCPSGLPIAEADIQHELDRRRVGQSKVSSARQEPDRVQILSGVFEGRSTGTPISMLVWNTDAKSSHYDSIKDLYRPGHADYTWDAKYGFRDWRGGGRSSARETIGRVAGGAVARRLLAQHGVTILAWTAQLGDLHAQAFDEAEIERNIMRCPDAAVAAQMVERVDQARRSLDSLGGVVEVRARGVPPGLGEPVFDKLQADIGKAMFSIPAIKGVEIGEGFGVAHMRGSQNNDPFIRRDDGSIGTASNHHGGILGGISTGEDIIVRLAAKPPASIAQPQQTVDRAGVPSSIEIHGRHDPTVLPRLVPIAEAMLALVLADHLLRQRLARVP encoded by the coding sequence ATGCCAGGCAACTCCTTTGGCCAGGCCTTCCGGCTAACAACCTGGGGCGAGTCGCACGGCCCCGCCGTCGGCTGCGTCGTCGATGGCTGCCCGTCGGGCTTGCCGATCGCCGAGGCCGACATCCAGCACGAGCTCGATCGGCGGCGCGTGGGGCAGAGCAAGGTCTCATCGGCGCGGCAGGAGCCCGACCGCGTGCAGATCCTCTCGGGTGTGTTCGAGGGCCGCAGCACCGGTACGCCAATCAGCATGCTCGTCTGGAATACCGACGCCAAGTCGTCGCACTACGATAGCATCAAAGATCTGTATCGCCCCGGCCACGCCGACTATACCTGGGACGCGAAGTATGGCTTTCGCGATTGGCGCGGCGGCGGGCGCTCGAGTGCGCGCGAGACGATCGGGCGGGTGGCCGGCGGCGCGGTGGCGCGGCGGCTGCTGGCCCAGCACGGCGTCACGATTCTCGCCTGGACGGCCCAGCTTGGCGATCTGCACGCGCAGGCGTTCGATGAAGCCGAGATCGAGCGCAACATCATGCGCTGCCCCGATGCTGCCGTGGCCGCGCAGATGGTCGAGCGCGTCGACCAGGCCCGCCGCTCGCTCGACTCGCTCGGCGGCGTGGTCGAGGTGCGCGCGCGCGGCGTGCCGCCTGGGCTGGGCGAGCCGGTGTTCGATAAGCTGCAGGCCGATATTGGCAAGGCCATGTTCAGCATCCCGGCGATCAAGGGGGTCGAGATCGGCGAGGGCTTTGGCGTGGCGCATATGCGCGGATCGCAGAACAACGACCCGTTCATCCGCCGCGACGACGGCAGCATCGGCACGGCCAGCAATCATCACGGCGGCATCCTGGGCGGCATCAGCACCGGCGAGGATATTATAGTACGCCTGGCCGCCAAGCCGCCGGCCTCGATCGCCCAGCCGCAGCAGACCGTCGATCGCGCGGGGGTGCCTAGCTCGATCGAGATCCACGGCCGCCACGACCCGACTGTGCTGCCGCGGCTGGTGCCAATCGCCGAGGCAATGCTGGCACTGGTGCTGGCCGATCATCTGCTGCGCCAGCGCCTGGCGCGTGTGCCGTAA
- a CDS encoding tetratricopeptide repeat protein yields MSQTLLEQGIGAAQSGRRDEARALLTQVVEADERNEQAWLWLAGLVTDPHDMRTCLENVLDLNPGNTKAREGLVWVEQHYGASTAGPPADRPAPAVPVPPVQPPATPAPAPAQPFVLPATAAPELACPYCGAATQPDNTRCPACRASLMAPAAARGERSKALSTLGWLWNIGGILNLLGTIFSMYVIFQLGQKRGFAGLHLADLNQPGLRMADIQLRMIGGFVYGACELAIGIGLLQRKRWAWIVSAGLTALMFIASLGMALFFTVIMRTLLTSISRGATPQGSPIGTVFLLIIMLIVFAPQLLSMILTFFSYTDVFVPMERIQPSVTARQPFEHFNRGVDYKERGMWYMAAQEWHAAVEQAPGEPRFVYALGLAYTQLKQYGPARATLDRAIELAPDDAQIRESRAVIDRLDKPGKTR; encoded by the coding sequence ATGAGTCAGACTCTGCTCGAACAAGGCATTGGTGCGGCGCAAAGCGGCCGGCGCGACGAGGCGCGCGCACTCCTCACTCAGGTGGTCGAGGCCGACGAGCGCAACGAACAGGCCTGGCTGTGGCTGGCCGGGCTTGTCACCGACCCGCACGATATGCGCACCTGCCTGGAAAATGTGCTCGATCTCAACCCCGGCAACACGAAGGCCCGCGAGGGGCTGGTGTGGGTCGAGCAGCACTACGGCGCATCTACCGCTGGCCCGCCGGCCGATCGCCCTGCGCCGGCTGTGCCCGTGCCCCCAGTGCAGCCGCCGGCCACACCTGCACCGGCGCCGGCGCAGCCATTCGTGCTGCCGGCCACTGCAGCGCCTGAGCTTGCGTGCCCATATTGCGGCGCGGCAACTCAGCCCGATAATACGCGCTGCCCGGCATGCCGCGCCAGCCTGATGGCGCCAGCTGCGGCGCGCGGCGAGCGCTCGAAGGCGCTGTCGACCCTCGGCTGGCTCTGGAATATTGGCGGCATCCTGAACCTGCTCGGCACCATATTCAGCATGTATGTAATCTTTCAGCTTGGGCAGAAGCGTGGCTTTGCCGGCTTGCACCTGGCCGATCTAAACCAGCCCGGCCTGCGTATGGCCGACATCCAGCTGCGGATGATCGGTGGGTTCGTCTATGGCGCGTGCGAGCTTGCCATTGGGATCGGGCTGCTGCAGCGCAAGCGCTGGGCCTGGATCGTCAGCGCCGGGCTGACCGCGCTTATGTTTATCGCCAGCCTGGGCATGGCCCTGTTCTTCACAGTGATCATGCGTACACTGTTGACTAGTATCTCGCGCGGCGCCACGCCACAAGGCTCGCCGATCGGCACGGTGTTCCTGCTGATCATCATGCTGATCGTGTTTGCGCCGCAGCTGCTGAGTATGATCCTGACATTCTTCAGCTACACCGATGTGTTCGTGCCGATGGAGCGCATACAGCCGAGCGTTACGGCCCGCCAGCCGTTCGAGCATTTCAACCGGGGCGTCGATTATAAGGAGCGCGGCATGTGGTATATGGCCGCCCAGGAGTGGCACGCGGCAGTCGAGCAGGCGCCCGGCGAGCCGCGCTTCGTCTATGCCCTCGGCCTGGCCTATACCCAGCTCAAGCAGTATGGCCCCGCCCGCGCCACGCTCGACCGTGCGATCGAGCTGGCCCCCGACGATGCGCAGATCAGGGAAAGCCGCGCCGTGATCGACCGGCTGGACAAACCGGGCAAAACGCGTTAG